Proteins co-encoded in one Accipiter gentilis chromosome 5, bAccGen1.1, whole genome shotgun sequence genomic window:
- the RAB1A gene encoding ras-related protein Rab-1A, with product MSSMNPEYDYLFKLLLIGDSGVGKSCLLLRFADDTYTESYISTIGVDFKIRTIELDGKTIKLQIWDTAGQERFRTITSSYYRGAHGIIVVYDVTDQESFNNVKQWLQEIDRYASENVNKLLVGNKCDLTTKKVVDYTTAKEFADSLGIPFLETSAKNATNVEQSFMTMAAEIKKRMGPGATAGGAEKSNVKIQSTPVKQSSGGCC from the exons ATGTCCAGCATGAATCCCGAATA tgactATTTATTCAAGCTGCTTCTGATTGGAGACTCCGGTGTTGGGAAATCTTGCCTTCTACTTAGGTTTGCA GATGACACGTACACAGAAAGTTACATCAGCACGATTGGTGTGGACTTCAAAATCAGAACTATAGAACTAGATGGGAAAACAATCAAGCTTCAGATA TGGGACACGGCAGGACAGGAGAGGTTTCGAACTATCACTTCCAGTTACTATAGAGGTGCTCATGGCATCATAGTTGTGTATGATGTTACAGATCAG GAGTCTTTCAATAATGTAAAACAGTGGCTGCAGGAGATAGACCGTTATGCCAGTGAAAACGTCAACAAGTTGTTGGTGGGGAACAAATGTGATCTGACCACAAAGAAAGTAGTAGACTATACAACAGCAAAG GAATTTGCAGATTCTCTTGGAATTCCATTTTTGGAAACCAGTGCAAAGAATGCCACAAATGTAGAACAGTCTTTCATGACCATGGCTGCCGAGATTAAAAAACGAATGGGTCCGGGAGCGACAGCTGGTGGTGCAGAGAAGTCCAATGTTAAAATTCAGAGCACTCCAGTCAAGCAGTCTAGTGGAGGTTGCTGCTAA